One Haladaptatus sp. R4 DNA window includes the following coding sequences:
- a CDS encoding helix-turn-helix domain-containing protein, translating into MSTIAEIALPTSEFALRETFSQVPGARFEVVGVVAHQAEYVMPQLRATATDISTVETAFDDDGTVTDAKLLTKLNGRGLFSMRWGADVAETLSVISMGDTTVLTARAANNRWSFRIQFVDRDTLSTVYESCQDTGIPIEVQNVHKRTTLLDESHKLTEQQYETLRSAMDRGYYEIPRNATTKDLAEELGVSHQAVSERLRRGHRSLVETGLTAPSE; encoded by the coding sequence GTGAGTACGATTGCAGAGATTGCACTCCCGACCAGCGAGTTTGCACTCCGCGAAACGTTTTCGCAGGTGCCCGGTGCGAGGTTCGAAGTCGTGGGAGTCGTCGCACACCAAGCGGAATACGTGATGCCACAGTTGCGCGCGACCGCGACCGATATTTCGACCGTGGAGACGGCGTTCGACGACGATGGAACCGTCACCGACGCCAAACTATTGACGAAGTTGAACGGTAGGGGGTTGTTTTCCATGCGGTGGGGTGCCGACGTTGCCGAAACGCTTTCCGTGATTTCGATGGGCGATACGACCGTCCTTACCGCACGTGCCGCGAACAATCGGTGGAGTTTCCGTATCCAGTTTGTGGACCGCGACACGCTTTCGACAGTGTACGAATCCTGCCAAGACACCGGCATACCGATCGAAGTACAGAACGTTCACAAGCGAACGACGCTGCTGGACGAGTCACACAAGCTTACCGAACAGCAGTACGAAACGTTGCGAAGCGCGATGGACAGGGGGTACTACGAGATACCGCGAAACGCGACGACGAAGGACCTCGCCGAGGAGTTGGGTGTTTCACACCAAGCCGTGTCCGAACGACTGCGCCGCGGACATCGTAGTTTGGTCGAGACGGGGCTTACCGCGCCGAGCGAGTAG
- a CDS encoding malectin domain-containing carbohydrate-binding protein, whose product MSGSSSGGFIQGILIGGGVVFFVAGLIIVAGIPGGILGPAGSTNGGANASPGTSPATTSVEATSTAATTTQTTKSATTTPKTTATPTSTTSTTTSTTSTTQTTQLQKTVRYRVNVGGPQLKSSDGGRYWLADTEDSPSRFNNARISGSHTNSTNDYISMTSAVPSGTPKAMFQSRRYDADVDGKPSDDTEMQYRFPVQNGRYEVRLYFVESYFDKQSYKKKGPRKFDVEIEGKRVLKNYDMFKELGHNRGTMKSYTVTVRDGVANVKFIHEKEDPMLSGIEIVRVQGGKQKGGKQNDRQSNDVNSAQKLAPASKSN is encoded by the coding sequence ATGTCAGGCTCTTCATCCGGCGGTTTTATCCAGGGAATACTCATCGGCGGCGGCGTCGTTTTCTTCGTTGCTGGTCTCATCATCGTCGCGGGGATTCCCGGCGGAATCCTCGGACCAGCAGGTAGTACGAACGGTGGCGCGAACGCTTCACCGGGAACCTCGCCAGCCACGACCAGCGTGGAGGCGACGTCCACCGCGGCGACGACCACCCAAACGACGAAATCAGCCACCACTACGCCGAAAACCACGGCGACACCGACGAGTACGACGAGTACAACGACGTCGACCACTTCGACCACCCAGACGACACAACTGCAGAAGACGGTCCGCTATCGTGTCAACGTCGGTGGCCCACAGCTCAAATCCTCCGACGGCGGTCGGTATTGGCTCGCGGACACCGAGGATAGCCCGTCGCGATTCAACAACGCGCGTATCAGTGGTAGCCACACGAACAGCACGAACGATTACATCTCGATGACGTCCGCCGTCCCGTCCGGAACGCCCAAAGCCATGTTCCAGAGTCGGCGGTACGACGCCGACGTCGATGGAAAGCCGAGCGACGACACCGAGATGCAGTATCGGTTCCCGGTGCAGAACGGCCGGTACGAGGTCCGGTTGTACTTCGTCGAGAGCTACTTCGACAAACAGAGCTACAAGAAGAAAGGCCCGCGTAAGTTCGACGTCGAAATCGAGGGCAAGCGCGTCCTCAAAAACTACGACATGTTCAAGGAACTCGGTCACAACCGCGGCACGATGAAGTCGTACACGGTGACCGTCCGCGACGGCGTGGCCAACGTGAAGTTCATCCACGAGAAGGAGGACCCGATGCTCTCGGGCATCGAAATCGTCCGCGTTCAGGGCGGCAAGCAGAAAGGTGGCAAACAAAACGACCGTCAGTCGAACGACGTGAATTCGGCCCAGAAACTCGCCCCCGCTTCCAAGTCGAACTGA